The Sphingobacterium lactis sequence CGCGATGATCGATGTATCGGATGGCCTGGCCTCGGAAATCCTCCACATCTGTAAGGCTTCCAATGTAGGCTGTAAGCTATATGAGGAAAAGATCCCATTGGATCCCATGACCTATGAGACAGCTCGCGAATTTGGATTGGATCCGACGGTTTGTGCGCTGAGCGGTGGTGAGGATTATGAACTGTTATTCACGGTACCACAATCCGATTACGATAAGGTTAAGAATCAAATGGAAATTACGGTGATAGGCCATATCACAGAGGCTGCAGCAGGTTACCAGTTGATATCGAAATCCGGAAATGTACATGATATTAAAGCCCAAGGCTGGAATGCCTTCAAGAGTGAAGAGTAAACCGCGGGCAGTTATAAATTGAAACAAAAAGAGCTTTGAATTTCTCAAAGCTCTTTTTTGTTGAAATTAGGTCTGTATTACCCCTACATTGTATCTCCCAATTTCTGTGTTGTGGGATGCCGCTTCAATACCCATGGAAATAATTCTCCGGGTATCTGCCGGATCGATCACACCATCCACCCATAAACGAGAAGCAGCGTAATATGGACTCAATTGTGCATTGTACGTCTCCTCGATATCTTTGAGCAGTTTATTCTTATCTTCCTCCGAAAGGCTAACGCTTTTAGATTTTAATGCAGCCTCTTGGATCTGCAGCAAGGTTTTTCCGGCCGCTGCGCCACTCATGACCGCAATTTGTGCTGTAGGCCAGGCATAGATCAACCGTGGATCATAGGCCTTTCCGCACATCGCATAGTTTCCTGCACCATAGCTATTGCCGACCATAAAGGTGAATTTTGGAACGACCGAATTGGCCATGGCATTCACCATTTTTGCACCATCCTTAATGATACCACCGTGCTCGGAACGCGAACCCACCATAAATCCCGTGATGTCCTGGAAGAACACCAAAGGAATTTTCTGCTGGTTGCAGTTCATGATGAATCTGGCAGCTTTATCTGCGGAGTCCGAATAGATCACACCGCCCATCTGCATTTCCGTTGCATTAGCTGGTTTCTTCGCTTTCACGACTTCGCGCTGGTTTGCCACGATGCCGACTGCCCAACCATCAACACGCGCCAAGGCACAGATCAAGGTCTTGCCATAATCCTTCTTATATTCTTCCAGGGAGTCCTTATCTACGATACACTTCAATATTTCCAGCATATTGTAAGGTTTCAAACGATCTTCCGGAAGGTAATCATACAGTTTTTCTATTGGGTATTCAGGAGCAATGGCTGCTACACGTGAATATTTGAAAGTTGGTTCTTCGCCGAATTTATCAACAATGTTCTTGATAGCATCCAAACAGCTCTCATCATTTGGATATTTGTTGTCCGTTACGCCGGATATTTCACTGTGCGTACTGGCACCACCCAAGGTTTCATTGTCGATCACCTCACCAATGGATGAACGCACCAGATACGATCCTGCCAAGAAAACCGAACCTGTACCTTCAACAATCAATGCATAATCCGACATAATGGGTAAATAAGCACCACCTGCGACACAGGAGCCCATAATGGCGGCAATCTGCGGAATGCCCATCGATGACATTTTCGCATTGTTGCGGAAAATTCGGCCAAAATGTTCCTTATCCGGGAAGATCTCTGCTTGCATCGGCAGATAGACTCCAGCGGAATCAACAAGATAAATAATGGGAATATGGTTCTCCATGGCAATTTCCTGTGCACGGAGATTCTTTTTGCAGGTCATTGGAAACCATGCGCCAGCTTTTACGGAAGCATCATTCGAGACGATGATACAGAGACGACCCTGTACATAGCCCATCACCACGACAACGCCCGCATTCGGACAGCCACCGTGTTCCTGATATTGTCCATCGGCGGCAAAACTACCGATTTCCGTAAAATCCCTGTCTGTATCCAAAAGGTACAACACCCGTTCCCATGCGGATAACTTGCCTTTTTCATGCTGTTTCTGGATTTTATCCAAGCCACCGCCTAAAAGCAACTTCTCACGCTTCTGCTGCAATGTTTCTAATAGCTTACGCATAGATTGTTGATATTATGTAATTTATAACTGGTTGAATTATTAAATTTCTATAAATATCATAAAATATAATTTGTTTTTTACCATATTTGTATAAAATATTTATAACCCAAATATAAACTTAATTAAAATAATATTATGTATAACCTAGGTTCTAAAGAACAATTGGCGTTGGTGAAAGAGAGCGCGCGTAACTTTGCGCAGACTTATATCAAGCCGAATGTGATGAAGTGGGATGAGGCACAGGTTTTCCCTGTTGAGCTATTTAAAAATTTAGGCGACCATGGCTTTATGGGCATTATCGTACCAGAGGAGTACGGTGGTTCCGGCCTTAGCTATCAGGAATACATCAGTATTTTGGATGAAATTTCCAAGGTATGTGGATCGATTGGACTTTCCGTTGCTGCACATAATTCCCTTTGTACAAACCATATCTTAAGCTTCGGTAATGAGGAGCAAAAACGCAAATACCTTCCTAAATTAGCAACAGCAGAGTTTATCGGCGCTTGGGGCTTAACCGAACCTGGTTCAGGATCGGATGCCGGTGGCATGAATACCGTAGCTGTGGCGGATGGCGATTATTTTGTTTTGAACGGTGATAAAACATTTATCACGCACGCCATTTCCGGAGATGTGGCTGTTGTGATGGCACGCACCGGTGAAAAGGGCGACAAACGCGGTATCTCGGCTTTTATCGTTGAAAAAGGTACGCCTGGATTTACTGCAGGAGCGAAAATGGATAAATTAGGCATGCGTGCCTCCGAAACAGGATCCCTATTCTTTGAGGATTGCCGCATTCATAAAGATCAATTGATCGGTGAAATCGGTGATGGTTTCGTTCAGGCATTGAAATTATTGGATGGAGGACGTATTTCCATCGCAGCGCTGTCCTTGGGTATCGCTCGTGGTGCCTATGAATGTGCATTGAAGTATGCCAATGAACGAGAACAATTCCAAACAAAGATCTTTGATTTCCAAGCTGTTGGTTTTACCTTAGCGGATATGGCAACCAAGATCCAAGCTTCGGAATTATTGATCCGTCAAGCGGGTGATTTGAAAGACCGTGGTGAGAAGATTACGAAAGAAGGCGCTATGGCCAAATTATATGCTTCGGAAACGGCAGTAGAGGTTTCCAATGAAGCCGTTCAGATTTTGGGTGGTTATGGGTTTACCAAGGATTTCCCTGCTGAAAAGTATTTTAGAGATGCCAAATTATGTACAATCGGTGAAGGAACCAGTTCTATTCAGCGCATGGTTATCGCCAGAGAAATAAAGAAAGATGTCTAATCCAAATGCTGTAAGTCTTGTTGATTGCCCTCGGGATGCCATCCAGGGCATAAAGCACCAAATTCCAACAGCGAAGAAAATAGCCTACATCAATCAATTGATTGCCAGTAAGCTCTTCGATTGTATCGACTTTGGAAGCTTTGTGTCGCCCAAGGCTGTACCGCAATTGAGCGATACCTTGGCGGTATTGGATGGGATCGAAAAAGATCCTACCGTAGATCTATTGGCGATTATCGCCAATAAACGGGGTGCGGAAACAGCTGCAGGTTTGGAGAAGATTGACTTTCTGGGCTATCCATTTTCCATTTCGGAGACCTTCCAGAAGAACAATACCAATGCGACCATTGCACAGGCTTTTGATACCGTTAAGGAGGTGTTAGAATTGATGGCAAAAGGTAAGCAGGAATTGGTGATTTATATTTCCATGGCTTTTGGGAATCCCTACGGGGATCCTTGGCACATGGATCTGGTCGAGGAATGGGTAGGTAAGCTGGAGCAGATCGGAGTAAAGCACTTCTCCCTTGCGGATACCACTGCGGAGGCAACGGTTGATAATATTCGGTTATTGTTCAAGCAATTATCTCTAGTCTATCCACATATCCCATTCTCATCCCATTTCCACTCGAATGTGGAGAATGCACTATTGAAGATCGATGCAGCCTATGATTCGGGCTGTCGACGGTTTGAGGGTGCTATTCTGGGATATGGAGGCTGTCCTTTTGCCAAGGATGAGCTGGTGGGGAATATGCCATCTGAACTGTTGGTTGACAGGTTCCAAAAGGGCTCCTTTGAAGAGGTTTCCAAGTTAATGCAAGGATTTCAAGATTTAATCAGGAATGACGTATAATTTTATCGAAACAGCCATCAATGGTCATGTTTTTGAATTGACCTTGAACAGGGAGGCCAAAAGGAATGCCTTTACACCGACTATGGTAAATGAAGTAGCTCATGCCCTAGCCGAAGCCAATGCGGACGATCGGGTAAAAGTGGTGGTGCTTCGTGCCAACGGACCGGTATTCTGTGCAGGAATGGACCTGAAGACCTTTCAGGACCGCAGTTTGGATCAGCTGAATCCAGAGATCACCAATAAGGAGATTTCCCTTGGTGAGGTTATGGATAGTCTGAATAAGCCATCCATAGCGCTCGTAGAAGGTGATGTGATTGCTGGTGGCTTTCTGTTTATCTTGGGCTGTACCTTTGTATTTGCACAGGAGCAGGTACGTTTTAAACTTCCGGAGATAGCCTTGGGGATCTTTCCTTTTCAGGTCATGGCGGGTCTGAAGCGTATCATGTCCGAAAAGCGGGTATTGCAGCTGTGTTTGGATGCTGAGTTCTTTAACTTACAGAAAGCAATCGATTTTGGTATTGCCGATGGAATCCTCGAAGATGTTCAAATAAAGGCGCTGATCGACAGTTTTGCCGATAAAAGTGTATATGCACTGCAAGCGGGAATGGAAGCTCTGAAGGGCATGCGCGAGCTGGAGGGCAGCGAACAGTATGCTTATCTCTTGAAGAGCTTGAACGCCCTACGAGATAGGCCGGAAGTAAAAGCCTTTATGGAAGCGAAATTAAAGAAATAACGACCGAATGATCCATTCGTTCATAAATAAAAAGTCTCCGCTTCCAAGATGAAGCGGAGACTTTTTATTTATTGGTTTCCTTTTTAGGATACTTTCTTTTCGATCCAAAAATTATTGAAGCCTAGACCGATCTCGATGTTCAGCAATTTCTGTTGCAGCATTTCGAGCATCGCCAGGAAATTATAGACAAATTGTACTTTATTTTCCGAATTCTTGGCGATTGCCGAGAAGTCCAGTGATTTATTGATTTCGATAAGTTCAGCAATGGCTTTTTTCTGTTGTTCGATGCTATAGGGGTATTTCACCACGGTATGTGTTACTTCCTGTACCCGATGGGTGAAATTGTACATCATCCGTTCGTAGACCAGCATAAGTTTGTAGAGGTCGAATGTTGCCAATTCCTCTTCCAGGGTCTGGGCCTTGGCATCACGGGCGATCTTCAGGTCGTAATTGATATTTCCACGGGCATATACTTTCCCACGGTTGTCTTCCAAAATCCGGAGTTCTTCACAGATTTCCTTGAACTGCTTGTACAGGACAAGTTTTTGGACCAACTCTTTCTTCAGGTCGATCTCGTTCTCTTCATCATCCAATTCCGGACGGGGAAGTAACATTTTCGCCTTGATGCGCATGAGGGTCGAGGCTACGAAGATAAATTCCGATGCCAGTTCGATATTCAGGGACTGCATCTGTTGAATGTAATCCAGGAATTCATCGGTGATCTGGGAGATGGGAATATCATGGATATTCAGTTCATCCCTTTCGATAAAGAACAACAGCAGGTCAAAGGGACCTTCGAATTGCGCTAATTTGATTTCGTAGTTTGTAGAATCCATAGAACAGCTTCAAAAATAAGGATTTGCCGGGATATATTTTTGGTCCTCTTTTGAATAAAAGTAAAACAAAGGGCATCATAAAATTGTAATATATTCCATAGTTAAAATAATAAATTGTTACTTTGTATCTTATTTTGAAATTTTTCGATTATGCAGGTAGAAGCAGGACCGCTATTACAAAATATTACATTTCCGGATGATCTTCGTTCGCTGAAGGAGACTGATTTAGAGGAGGTTTGTAAAGAGCTGAGACAATATATCATTGATATAGTTTCTGTAAATGGTGGACATTTTGCAGCGAGTTTGGGCGTTGTAGAGCTTACCGTAGCGCTACATTATGCACTGAATACCCCTTATGACCAGATCATATTTGATGTGGGCCACCAGGCCTATGGCCATAAGATCTTAACGGGCCGTCGGGAGGAGTTCCATACGAACCGGATCTTGGGTGGTATTTCGGGATTTCCAAAGCGTAGCGAGAGTGCATACGATGCTTTTGGTGTCGGCCACTCTTCCACTTCTATTTCCGCGGCATTGGGTATGGCCGTAGCATCAGCCTACAAGGGTGAAACCGACCGGCAGCATGTTGCCATTATCGGTGATGGCGCCCTGACCGGTGGGATGGCTTTCGAAGCTTTGAACCATGCGGGAATTGAAAAATCAAACCTATTGGTCATTCTGAATGACAACTGTATGTCCATTGACCCGAATGTGGGTGCAATGAAAGAATACCTCACGAGCATCACCACCTCCAAGAGCTACAACCGCTTTCGGGACGATCTGGTATCCGTATTGGCGAAGATCTCCAAGAAGGGTCCAAATGCTTATGGATGGGCTAAGAAATTGGAGCAGAGTATTAAGGGAACCCTATTGAAGAACTCTAACCTCTTCGAGTCCTTGAATTTTCGATATTTTGGTCCTGTTGATGGGCATGACGTGAATAAATTGGTGAAGACCATTGAGGATCTGAAGCACATTAACGGTCCGAAGTTATTGCATGTCGTTACGGTAAAAGGTAAGGGCTATGCTTTGGCGGAGAAGGATCAAACGAAATGGCATGCTCCGGGTCTTTTCGATAAGATAACGGGAGAGATCAAGAAATCTGTTTCCGACAAGCCGCAGCCACCGAAGTACCAGGATGTTTTCGGACATACCCTAGTCGAGCTGGCGGAGGAAAATAAGAACATTATGGGGATTACCCCAGCGATGCCGAGTGGCTCGTCCATGAATATCATGATGAAGGCCATGCCGGATCGTGCATTCGATGTGGGTATTGCCGAACAGCATGCAGTAACTTTCAGTGCAGGATTGGCTGCACAGGGATTGGTACCCTTCTGTAATATCTATTCTTCATTTATGCAGCGTTCCTATGACCAGGTGATCCATGATGTGGCCCTGCAGAAGCTGAACGTTGTGTTCTGTTTGGATAGAGCGGGATTGGTGGGTGCCGATGGTCCTACACACCATGGTGCCTATGATATTGCCTTTATGCGCTGTATTCCGAATATGATCGTTGCGTCCCCGATGAATGAGGAGGAGTTGCGCAACATGATGTATTCTGCACAATTGCCAGATATCGGTCCATATACGATCCGTTACCCGCGCGGAAACGGTGTGATGCCGGATTGGAAATTACCGTTCAAGGAAATTCCGATCGGAAAGGGCCGGAAATTGGTGGACGGTGAGGAAATTGCCATCCTGACCTTTGGGCATATCGGTAATGAAGCGACCAAGGCGATCCGTAATCTCAATGCCGATGGTATCCATCCGGGGCATTACGACATGCGATTTGCAAAACCATTGGATGAAGCTTTGTTACACGAGGTATTCCAGAAATATAATAAAGTGATCACCGTGGAGGACGGCTGTCTTCCGGGCGGTATCGGTTCGGCGATCTTGGAATTCATGGCGGATCACAACTACGAGGCACATGTGCAGCGTTTAGGGATCCCAGATGGCATCATTGAGCATGGCGAACAGGCGGAGTTGTGGAATATCTGTGGGTATGATGCGGCAGGAATCGAGAACGAAGTGCGCAAGATGACAAAAGGGATAAAAACAGAAACTTTGGTAGGATAATTGCTATAGTTTTATCAGATATTTCAGTGACTATCAAAAGTCTAACAAAGGAAGCTCTACGCTTCCTTTTTTCATTAAAAGTTTTCCACATTTAAAATTCAGGTCATCATTTTTTAATGAAAAAATAAAGTAAAAAACCCTAGAAAATTTTGGTGTTAATAAAATAATTTGATACACATATTTTAGCTGATTTTCGGTAAAAATTACAATTAAAATACTGGTTTTCAGGGTATTTTCTTTTTTTTACTTTTTTAATTTTTTAGCTCATTTTTTTTTGTCATATTCGTTGTAGGCAAAAGTTATGAACAGAATTTTTGTCAATTATTGGTTTTCAAGTTATTAACAAATATAGAATGGAAAAAACGTGTACAAGTGTTTGGGAAAGTTGTCTTGCAGTCATAAAAGATAACATTCCAACGCAAAGTTTTAAAACATGGTTCGAGCCCGTTAAAGCTGTACGTCTAGAAGGAAACGTTTTAACTATTCAAGTACCAAGTTTGTTTTTCTACGAGTGGTTGGAAGAGCATTATGTTGGTATTCTAAGAAAGACAGTTAAAAAGTTTTTAGGGGAGCAGGGAAGATTGGAATACAACATCGTTGTAGAGAAATCTTCGGCCAACCCACCTTATACAACAAATATTCCTTCGAACGGTAATGGTGCAGAGGGAAAGAAGCAATCTATACCTGTACCTGTTGCATTAAATAAGAATATCAAGAATCCTTTTGTGATCCCTGGATTGAAGAAATTACAGGTTGATCCACAATTGAATCAGAATTATACGTTCGATAATTTCATCGAGGGCGAGTGTAACCGTCTGGCGCGTTCCGCAGGCTATGCCGTGGCCAACAAACCCGGAGGTACTTCCTTCAACCCATTGATGGTCTATGGAGATGTAGGCTTGGGAAAAACACACTTAGCGCAAGCGATCGGTAATGAAATCAAACGTAACCTACCTGATAAGCTGGTTATCTACGTATCCTGTGAGAAATTCTGTCAGCAATTTGTTGACTCCCTAAAGAACAACACGATCAATGATTTCGTGAACTTCTATCAGGCGATGGATGTGATCATCATGGATGACGTTCATAATTTTGCGGGTAAAGAGAAGACTCAGGATATTTTCTTCCACATCTTCAACCACCTGCACCAAACAGGAAAACAGATCATCCTGACTTCGGATAAGGCCCCTAAGGACCTTTCCGGTTTGGAAGAGCGCTTATTGAGCCGTTTCAAATGGGGGTTATCTGCGGACATCCAAGTGCCTGATCTGGAAACCAGAATGGCGATCTTGAAGAAGAAGATGTATTCCGACGGTATCGAATTGCCAGAAAACGTGGTGGAATATGTTGCCAACCAGATTGACAACAGTGTTCGTGAGCTGGAAGGTGCCATGGTATCCTTACTTGCGCAATCCACATTGAACAAGCGGGAGATTGATCTTAACCTGGCGAAGTCCATGTTAAAGAACTTTGTGAAGAATACGCACAAGGAAATCTCCATGGAATATATTCAGAAATTGGTATGTGAGTACTTTGAAGTTCCTGTGGAAATGGTGAAATCGAAAGTCCGCAAGCGTGAAATCGTTCAAGCGAGACAGATTTCCATGTACCTGGCAAAGAACCATACCAAATCATCCCTTAAATCCATCGGTAACTTCTTTGGTGGCCGTGACCACTCTACCGTTATCTATGCGTGTCAGACCGTCGAAGATCTGATCGAAACCGATAAGAAATTCAAAACCTACGTACAGGATATACAGAAAAAGCTGAAAGCTTCATAAAAAAAGGAAGGGCTGCGAGAATCGCAGCCCTTCCTTTTTTTATGAAGCAGAATTGATTTGTTAGTATTGAGATTTGAGTATTGAGATATGAGATAGAAAGCGGGCCGGAACTGCTGTTTTTTCCCATGATTTCACAAATATCACATCTCCTTTTTCCCATCTAATCCTCCATATTCACCCTTAATATCTCATATCTCATATCTCACATCTCAGATCTCATATCATAAGAAATTGAAGGCTGCGAGAATCGCAACCTTAATTTTTTATATAGTATTGAGATATGAGATAGAAAACGTGCTGGAACTGTTGTTTTTTCCCATGATATCACAAATATCACATCTCCTATTTCCCATCTAATCCTCCATATTCACCCTTAATATCTCACATCTCATATCTCACATCTCATATCTCATATAAAAAAATAAGCTGCCCCCTATCGGGGGGCAGCTTATTTTTTTATGAAACATGAATACTAGCCAGCTTATTGTACTGGGGGAGCTGCTGGAGTTTCAGCTTTTTTCGCTGCTCTAGCTTCTACGATTTTCGCGTACAATGGTTTTTGCTCGTCAGTCAATAAGTCGCTAACTTTTTTGTCTAAGTCTGCACTTAATGCATCGATTTGAGTAGCCTTCGCATCATCTGCTACTGTAGTATCAGCTTTCAACGCTAATTTTGCTTTTTTGTGTTCCAAAACTACATTGTAAATCTGAGTTTGTTGGTCTTCAGTTAAGTTCAACTGAGAAGTCCATTCAGTTACGGTTGCTTTTGCTTTTTCTTCAGGATTTACTTCCTGTGCAAATGTTAGTGATAATGAGAATAATACTGCGGTTACTGCTAAAAATAACTTTTTCATGATTTTTAATTTTTTTGTTTACACTTAATTATTTACTCCGTTTCTGTACATTAATAACAGCAGTTTGGGGTCGATTATTATATGTTTGTATCATGTTTGTTACTTTTTAACATTTCTTAACAGGTTAAGGGATTTAAAAGCAATGCAAAAAAACTGCCCTTAGATATACGTAAGGCTACTTTTTTAGCATTTTCAATTAAAATATCATGATTTCTAAATATTTTTCGATTTTGATACAATACGCGGTCGCTAAATAGAACTGCAGCAAAAATATTATCGATAAACGGGATGTTTTAGGAGATGAATCCTGCTATTTTTTGAAGGAAGTCTTCTTCCTGTTCCAAGGTGACCTCGATGGGAATATAAAAGACGGGTATGCCCGCGAGGTAGTCCAGGCCTAGGCGTTGGGCATCCTTTTCCGTGGTCATGACGACGGTCCCCTTATCTTTCAGGAAGGTGTAGAGCTTTTTGATCTGCTTGTAATCGAATTCATCAAAGGCATGATGATCGCCAAATTTCAGGTGCTTGACGCGCGAACCTTTACTTTTCAGATAGTCCACCAATGGATCTGGATTGGCGATCCCCGTGATCAGGAGGATATCCTTTGGCCACTCCTGCATCGTGAAAT is a genomic window containing:
- a CDS encoding acyl-CoA carboxylase subunit beta produces the protein MRKLLETLQQKREKLLLGGGLDKIQKQHEKGKLSAWERVLYLLDTDRDFTEIGSFAADGQYQEHGGCPNAGVVVVMGYVQGRLCIIVSNDASVKAGAWFPMTCKKNLRAQEIAMENHIPIIYLVDSAGVYLPMQAEIFPDKEHFGRIFRNNAKMSSMGIPQIAAIMGSCVAGGAYLPIMSDYALIVEGTGSVFLAGSYLVRSSIGEVIDNETLGGASTHSEISGVTDNKYPNDESCLDAIKNIVDKFGEEPTFKYSRVAAIAPEYPIEKLYDYLPEDRLKPYNMLEILKCIVDKDSLEEYKKDYGKTLICALARVDGWAVGIVANQREVVKAKKPANATEMQMGGVIYSDSADKAARFIMNCNQQKIPLVFFQDITGFMVGSRSEHGGIIKDGAKMVNAMANSVVPKFTFMVGNSYGAGNYAMCGKAYDPRLIYAWPTAQIAVMSGAAAGKTLLQIQEAALKSKSVSLSEEDKNKLLKDIEETYNAQLSPYYAASRLWVDGVIDPADTRRIISMGIEAASHNTEIGRYNVGVIQT
- a CDS encoding acyl-CoA dehydrogenase family protein — translated: MYNLGSKEQLALVKESARNFAQTYIKPNVMKWDEAQVFPVELFKNLGDHGFMGIIVPEEYGGSGLSYQEYISILDEISKVCGSIGLSVAAHNSLCTNHILSFGNEEQKRKYLPKLATAEFIGAWGLTEPGSGSDAGGMNTVAVADGDYFVLNGDKTFITHAISGDVAVVMARTGEKGDKRGISAFIVEKGTPGFTAGAKMDKLGMRASETGSLFFEDCRIHKDQLIGEIGDGFVQALKLLDGGRISIAALSLGIARGAYECALKYANEREQFQTKIFDFQAVGFTLADMATKIQASELLIRQAGDLKDRGEKITKEGAMAKLYASETAVEVSNEAVQILGGYGFTKDFPAEKYFRDAKLCTIGEGTSSIQRMVIAREIKKDV
- a CDS encoding hydroxymethylglutaryl-CoA lyase yields the protein MSNPNAVSLVDCPRDAIQGIKHQIPTAKKIAYINQLIASKLFDCIDFGSFVSPKAVPQLSDTLAVLDGIEKDPTVDLLAIIANKRGAETAAGLEKIDFLGYPFSISETFQKNNTNATIAQAFDTVKEVLELMAKGKQELVIYISMAFGNPYGDPWHMDLVEEWVGKLEQIGVKHFSLADTTAEATVDNIRLLFKQLSLVYPHIPFSSHFHSNVENALLKIDAAYDSGCRRFEGAILGYGGCPFAKDELVGNMPSELLVDRFQKGSFEEVSKLMQGFQDLIRNDV
- a CDS encoding enoyl-CoA hydratase/isomerase family protein, which codes for MTYNFIETAINGHVFELTLNREAKRNAFTPTMVNEVAHALAEANADDRVKVVVLRANGPVFCAGMDLKTFQDRSLDQLNPEITNKEISLGEVMDSLNKPSIALVEGDVIAGGFLFILGCTFVFAQEQVRFKLPEIALGIFPFQVMAGLKRIMSEKRVLQLCLDAEFFNLQKAIDFGIADGILEDVQIKALIDSFADKSVYALQAGMEALKGMRELEGSEQYAYLLKSLNALRDRPEVKAFMEAKLKK
- a CDS encoding segregation and condensation protein A, whose protein sequence is MDSTNYEIKLAQFEGPFDLLLFFIERDELNIHDIPISQITDEFLDYIQQMQSLNIELASEFIFVASTLMRIKAKMLLPRPELDDEENEIDLKKELVQKLVLYKQFKEICEELRILEDNRGKVYARGNINYDLKIARDAKAQTLEEELATFDLYKLMLVYERMMYNFTHRVQEVTHTVVKYPYSIEQQKKAIAELIEINKSLDFSAIAKNSENKVQFVYNFLAMLEMLQQKLLNIEIGLGFNNFWIEKKVS
- the dxs gene encoding 1-deoxy-D-xylulose-5-phosphate synthase, whose amino-acid sequence is MQVEAGPLLQNITFPDDLRSLKETDLEEVCKELRQYIIDIVSVNGGHFAASLGVVELTVALHYALNTPYDQIIFDVGHQAYGHKILTGRREEFHTNRILGGISGFPKRSESAYDAFGVGHSSTSISAALGMAVASAYKGETDRQHVAIIGDGALTGGMAFEALNHAGIEKSNLLVILNDNCMSIDPNVGAMKEYLTSITTSKSYNRFRDDLVSVLAKISKKGPNAYGWAKKLEQSIKGTLLKNSNLFESLNFRYFGPVDGHDVNKLVKTIEDLKHINGPKLLHVVTVKGKGYALAEKDQTKWHAPGLFDKITGEIKKSVSDKPQPPKYQDVFGHTLVELAEENKNIMGITPAMPSGSSMNIMMKAMPDRAFDVGIAEQHAVTFSAGLAAQGLVPFCNIYSSFMQRSYDQVIHDVALQKLNVVFCLDRAGLVGADGPTHHGAYDIAFMRCIPNMIVASPMNEEELRNMMYSAQLPDIGPYTIRYPRGNGVMPDWKLPFKEIPIGKGRKLVDGEEIAILTFGHIGNEATKAIRNLNADGIHPGHYDMRFAKPLDEALLHEVFQKYNKVITVEDGCLPGGIGSAILEFMADHNYEAHVQRLGIPDGIIEHGEQAELWNICGYDAAGIENEVRKMTKGIKTETLVG
- the dnaA gene encoding chromosomal replication initiator protein DnaA; protein product: MEKTCTSVWESCLAVIKDNIPTQSFKTWFEPVKAVRLEGNVLTIQVPSLFFYEWLEEHYVGILRKTVKKFLGEQGRLEYNIVVEKSSANPPYTTNIPSNGNGAEGKKQSIPVPVALNKNIKNPFVIPGLKKLQVDPQLNQNYTFDNFIEGECNRLARSAGYAVANKPGGTSFNPLMVYGDVGLGKTHLAQAIGNEIKRNLPDKLVIYVSCEKFCQQFVDSLKNNTINDFVNFYQAMDVIIMDDVHNFAGKEKTQDIFFHIFNHLHQTGKQIILTSDKAPKDLSGLEERLLSRFKWGLSADIQVPDLETRMAILKKKMYSDGIELPENVVEYVANQIDNSVRELEGAMVSLLAQSTLNKREIDLNLAKSMLKNFVKNTHKEISMEYIQKLVCEYFEVPVEMVKSKVRKREIVQARQISMYLAKNHTKSSLKSIGNFFGGRDHSTVIYACQTVEDLIETDKKFKTYVQDIQKKLKAS